One window from the genome of Salvia miltiorrhiza cultivar Shanhuang (shh) chromosome 7, IMPLAD_Smil_shh, whole genome shotgun sequence encodes:
- the LOC130995787 gene encoding phosphate transporter PHO1 homolog 10-like isoform X8, which yields MSTIRGVFTDTREKGLSYNKEELKEVEERLKIAFIEFYQKLCLLKHYSFMNMCAFSKILKKYDKITSRFVARSYMKIVDDSYIGSSDEVTNLMERVEAVFIKNFLNSNRQEGMKLLRPIRKIERHRITFCSGFFSGCTVALIVAVILLIEDRKLMQIKSATLYIEIIFPLYGFFTFTVLHMLVYAANMYFWRRYKINYPFIFGFRQGTELGYREVFLLSSVLGVMALATFLVHMHIKMDSETQHYETYIELLPLGLIIVVLAITFCPFNFMYRSSRFYLIKCVFRCVCAPLYKVTLPDFFLADQLTSQVQAIRNFEYYICFYGGRQLTRRLKRCSNNEVYNVFYFVLAVVPYWFRFLQCVRRLFEERDSVHGYNGLRYFTTIVAVVIRTAFEFRKKIAWKVLALLSSAVAAIANTYWDIVVDWGLLQRRSKNLFLRDKLIVPHKNVYFVAMVLDILLRFAWLQLVLILDVHSLHGKTVSTIFSCLEILRRGLWNFFRLENEHLNNVGKFRAFKSVPLPFTYYEDKDDNDGNERDEKDE from the exons ATGTCGACTATTAGAGGAGTCTTCACTGACACCAGAGAAAAAGGTCTGAGTTACAACAAGGAAGAACTGAAGGAAGTCGAAGAAAGATTGAAGATTGCATTTATTGAGTTTTATCAAAAGCTTTGTCTTCTAAAGCATTACAG TTTCATGAACATGTGCGCCTTTTCGAAGATTCTCAAGAAATATGATAAG ATAACGTCAAGGTTTGTTGCAAGATCATACATGAAAATCGTGGATGACTCTTATATTGGAAGCTCTGATGAG GTCACAAATCTCATGGAAAGAGTTGAGGCAGTCTTCATTAAGAATTTCTTGAACTCCAACCGTCAGGAAGGAATGAAACTACTTAGGCCTATTCGGAAGATAGAGAGGCATCGGATAACTTTTTGTTCCG GTTTCTTTTCTGGTTGTACAGTCGCCCTGATAGTTGCTGTTATTCTACTTATCGAAGATAGAAAACTGATGCAGATAAAGAGTGCAACCTTATACATAGAAATTATCTTCCCTCTCTACGG CTTCTTTACGTTTACAGTGCTCCACATGCTTGTATATGCTGCAAACATGTATTTTTGGAGGCGTTACAAAATCAACTATCCGTTCATATTTGGGTTTAGGCAGGGGACGGAGTTAGGCTACCGAGAAGTGTTTCTACTTAGCAGTGTTCTTGGCGTGATGGCTCTTGCTACTTTCCTAGTACACATGCACATAAAGATGGACTCAGAAACTCAACATTACGAAACATATATTGAACTTCTCCCATTGGGCTTAATCATT GTTGTTCTAGCAATTACATTTTGCCCCTTCAATTTCATGTATCGTTCAAGTCGTTTCTACCTGATAAAGTGTGTGTTTCGTTGTGTTTGTGCTCCTCTTTATAAG GTTACACTCCCCGACTTTTTCTTGGCAGACCAACTCACTAGCCAG GTACAGGCTATAAGGAACTTTGAGTATTACATATGTTTCTACGGTGGTAGACAATTAACTCGGAGGTTGAAAAGATGCAGCAACAATGAAGTCTATAATGTTTTCTATTTTGTCCTTGCAGTTGTACCATATTGGTTTCGCTTTCTTCAG TGTGTGCGGAGGTTGTTTGAAGAGAGAGATTCTGTTCATGGATACAATGGTCTGAGGTATTTCACGACGATTGTTGCTGTTGTAATTAGGACAGCGTTTGAATTCAGAAAGAAAATAGCATGGAAAGTGTTGGCCTTGTTGAGCTCGGCAGTTGCTGCTATAGCCAACACATACTGGGATATTGTTGTCGACTGGGGGCTTCTGCAGAGGCGGTCGAAGAACCTGTTCCTGAGAGATAAACTCATAGTCCCACATAAAAACGTCTACTTCGTGGCTATG GTTTTGGATATTCTTCTCAGATTTGCTTGGCTGCAACTTGTCTTGATTCTAGATGTGCATTCGCTACATGGGAAGACAGTGTCGACAATATTTTCTTGCCTAGAAATTCTTCGACGCGGGTTGTGGAACTTCTTCAG GTTGGAGAATGAGCACTTGAATAATGTAGGGAAATTCCGAGCATTCAAGTCAGTGCCACTCCCTTTTACTTACTATGAAGACAAGGATGATAATGATGGCAACGAAAGAGATGAAAAAGACGAATAG
- the LOC130995787 gene encoding phosphate transporter PHO1 homolog 10-like isoform X7 produces the protein MSCRSQQQPGSSGVDLSFQERHSDSHPVVDVLHRNNSTNGEITDEYETSNLEILDRIKISNTYDSPMSTIRGVFTDTREKGLSYNKEELKEVEERLKIAFIEFYQKLCLLKHYSFMNMCAFSKILKKYDKITSRFVARSYMKIVDDSYIGSSDEVTNLMERVEAVFIKNFLNSNRQEGMKLLRPIRKIERHRITFCSGFFSGCTVALIVAVILLIEDRKLMQIKSATLYIEIIFPLYGFFTFTVLHMLVYAANMYFWRRYKINYPFIFGFRQGTELGYREVFLLSSVLGVMALATFLVHMHIKMDSETQHYETYIELLPLGLIIVVLAITFCPFNFMYRSSRFYLIKCVFRCVCAPLYKVTLPDFFLADQLTSQVQAIRNFEYYICFYGGRQLTRRLKRCSNNEVYNVFYFVLAVVPYWFRFLQCVRRLFEERDSVHGYNGLRYFTTIVAVVIRTAFEFRKKIAWKVLALLSSAVAAIANTYWDIVVDWGLLQRRSKNLFLRDKLIVPHKNVYFVAMVLDILLRFAWLQLVLILDVHSLHGKTVSTIFSCLEILRRGLWNFFRLENEHLNNVGKFRAFKSVPLPFTYYEDKDDNDGNERDEKDE, from the exons ATGAGTTGTAGAAGTCAGCAACAGCCTGGCTCTTCTG GTGTGGACTTGAGTTTTCAAGAGCGGCACTCTGATAGTCATCCTGTGGTTGATGTCCTTCATAGAAATAATTCAACAAATGGGGAAATCACAGATGAATATGAAACGTCTAATTTAGAAATTCTTGATCGCATAAAGATTTCCAATACATACGATAGTCCAATGTCGACTATTAGAGGAGTCTTCACTGACACCAGAGAAAAAGGTCTGAGTTACAACAAGGAAGAACTGAAGGAAGTCGAAGAAAGATTGAAGATTGCATTTATTGAGTTTTATCAAAAGCTTTGTCTTCTAAAGCATTACAG TTTCATGAACATGTGCGCCTTTTCGAAGATTCTCAAGAAATATGATAAG ATAACGTCAAGGTTTGTTGCAAGATCATACATGAAAATCGTGGATGACTCTTATATTGGAAGCTCTGATGAG GTCACAAATCTCATGGAAAGAGTTGAGGCAGTCTTCATTAAGAATTTCTTGAACTCCAACCGTCAGGAAGGAATGAAACTACTTAGGCCTATTCGGAAGATAGAGAGGCATCGGATAACTTTTTGTTCCG GTTTCTTTTCTGGTTGTACAGTCGCCCTGATAGTTGCTGTTATTCTACTTATCGAAGATAGAAAACTGATGCAGATAAAGAGTGCAACCTTATACATAGAAATTATCTTCCCTCTCTACGG CTTCTTTACGTTTACAGTGCTCCACATGCTTGTATATGCTGCAAACATGTATTTTTGGAGGCGTTACAAAATCAACTATCCGTTCATATTTGGGTTTAGGCAGGGGACGGAGTTAGGCTACCGAGAAGTGTTTCTACTTAGCAGTGTTCTTGGCGTGATGGCTCTTGCTACTTTCCTAGTACACATGCACATAAAGATGGACTCAGAAACTCAACATTACGAAACATATATTGAACTTCTCCCATTGGGCTTAATCATT GTTGTTCTAGCAATTACATTTTGCCCCTTCAATTTCATGTATCGTTCAAGTCGTTTCTACCTGATAAAGTGTGTGTTTCGTTGTGTTTGTGCTCCTCTTTATAAG GTTACACTCCCCGACTTTTTCTTGGCAGACCAACTCACTAGCCAG GTACAGGCTATAAGGAACTTTGAGTATTACATATGTTTCTACGGTGGTAGACAATTAACTCGGAGGTTGAAAAGATGCAGCAACAATGAAGTCTATAATGTTTTCTATTTTGTCCTTGCAGTTGTACCATATTGGTTTCGCTTTCTTCAG TGTGTGCGGAGGTTGTTTGAAGAGAGAGATTCTGTTCATGGATACAATGGTCTGAGGTATTTCACGACGATTGTTGCTGTTGTAATTAGGACAGCGTTTGAATTCAGAAAGAAAATAGCATGGAAAGTGTTGGCCTTGTTGAGCTCGGCAGTTGCTGCTATAGCCAACACATACTGGGATATTGTTGTCGACTGGGGGCTTCTGCAGAGGCGGTCGAAGAACCTGTTCCTGAGAGATAAACTCATAGTCCCACATAAAAACGTCTACTTCGTGGCTATG GTTTTGGATATTCTTCTCAGATTTGCTTGGCTGCAACTTGTCTTGATTCTAGATGTGCATTCGCTACATGGGAAGACAGTGTCGACAATATTTTCTTGCCTAGAAATTCTTCGACGCGGGTTGTGGAACTTCTTCAG GTTGGAGAATGAGCACTTGAATAATGTAGGGAAATTCCGAGCATTCAAGTCAGTGCCACTCCCTTTTACTTACTATGAAGACAAGGATGATAATGATGGCAACGAAAGAGATGAAAAAGACGAATAG
- the LOC130995787 gene encoding phosphate transporter PHO1 homolog 10-like isoform X6, whose protein sequence is MIREAALLKKQMETLVALRIKVTNPSSHGLVSLKSVSTEINNLEPSKIIPPGKAEIFGQVDRKAGVEMSCRSQQQPGSSGVDLSFQERHSDSHPVVDVLHRNNSTNGEITDEYETSNLEILDRIKISNTYDSPMSTIRGVFTDTREKGLSYNKEELKEVEERLKIAFIEFYQKLCLLKHYSFMNMCAFSKILKKYDKITSRFVARSYMKIVDDSYIGSSDEVTNLMERVEAVFIKNFLNSNRQEGMKLLRPIRKIERHRITFCSGFFSGCTVALIVAVILLIEDRKLMQIKSATLYIEIIFPLYGFFTFTVLHMLVYAANMYFWRRYKINYPFIFGFRQGTELGYREVFLLSSVLGVMALATFLVHMHIKMDSETQHYETYIELLPLGLIIVVLAITFCPFNFMYRSSRFYLIKCVFRCVCAPLYKVTLPDFFLADQLTSQVQAIRNFEYYICFYGGRQLTRRLKRCSNNEVYNVFYFVLAVVPYWFRFLQCVRRLFEERDSVHGYNGLRYFTTIVAVVIRTAFEFRKKIAWKVLALLSSAVAAIANTYWDIVVDWGLLQRRSKNLFLRDKLIVPHKNVYFVAMVLDILLRFAWLQLVLILDVHSLHGKTVSTIFSCLEILRRGLWNFFRLENEHLNNVGKFRAFKSVPLPFTYYEDKDDNDGNERDEKDE, encoded by the exons ATGATCAGGGAAGCTGCTTTACTAAAGAAACAAATGGAGACATTGGTTGCGCTAAGGATCAAAGTAACGAATCCTAGCTCTCATGGATTGGTTTCACTGAAGTCCGTTTCTACGGAGATCAACAATTTGGAGCCATCAAAGATTATACCTCCAGGAAAAGCTGAGATTTTTG GGCAAGTGGATAGGAAGGCGGGAGTTGAAATGAGTTGTAGAAGTCAGCAACAGCCTGGCTCTTCTG GTGTGGACTTGAGTTTTCAAGAGCGGCACTCTGATAGTCATCCTGTGGTTGATGTCCTTCATAGAAATAATTCAACAAATGGGGAAATCACAGATGAATATGAAACGTCTAATTTAGAAATTCTTGATCGCATAAAGATTTCCAATACATACGATAGTCCAATGTCGACTATTAGAGGAGTCTTCACTGACACCAGAGAAAAAGGTCTGAGTTACAACAAGGAAGAACTGAAGGAAGTCGAAGAAAGATTGAAGATTGCATTTATTGAGTTTTATCAAAAGCTTTGTCTTCTAAAGCATTACAG TTTCATGAACATGTGCGCCTTTTCGAAGATTCTCAAGAAATATGATAAG ATAACGTCAAGGTTTGTTGCAAGATCATACATGAAAATCGTGGATGACTCTTATATTGGAAGCTCTGATGAG GTCACAAATCTCATGGAAAGAGTTGAGGCAGTCTTCATTAAGAATTTCTTGAACTCCAACCGTCAGGAAGGAATGAAACTACTTAGGCCTATTCGGAAGATAGAGAGGCATCGGATAACTTTTTGTTCCG GTTTCTTTTCTGGTTGTACAGTCGCCCTGATAGTTGCTGTTATTCTACTTATCGAAGATAGAAAACTGATGCAGATAAAGAGTGCAACCTTATACATAGAAATTATCTTCCCTCTCTACGG CTTCTTTACGTTTACAGTGCTCCACATGCTTGTATATGCTGCAAACATGTATTTTTGGAGGCGTTACAAAATCAACTATCCGTTCATATTTGGGTTTAGGCAGGGGACGGAGTTAGGCTACCGAGAAGTGTTTCTACTTAGCAGTGTTCTTGGCGTGATGGCTCTTGCTACTTTCCTAGTACACATGCACATAAAGATGGACTCAGAAACTCAACATTACGAAACATATATTGAACTTCTCCCATTGGGCTTAATCATT GTTGTTCTAGCAATTACATTTTGCCCCTTCAATTTCATGTATCGTTCAAGTCGTTTCTACCTGATAAAGTGTGTGTTTCGTTGTGTTTGTGCTCCTCTTTATAAG GTTACACTCCCCGACTTTTTCTTGGCAGACCAACTCACTAGCCAG GTACAGGCTATAAGGAACTTTGAGTATTACATATGTTTCTACGGTGGTAGACAATTAACTCGGAGGTTGAAAAGATGCAGCAACAATGAAGTCTATAATGTTTTCTATTTTGTCCTTGCAGTTGTACCATATTGGTTTCGCTTTCTTCAG TGTGTGCGGAGGTTGTTTGAAGAGAGAGATTCTGTTCATGGATACAATGGTCTGAGGTATTTCACGACGATTGTTGCTGTTGTAATTAGGACAGCGTTTGAATTCAGAAAGAAAATAGCATGGAAAGTGTTGGCCTTGTTGAGCTCGGCAGTTGCTGCTATAGCCAACACATACTGGGATATTGTTGTCGACTGGGGGCTTCTGCAGAGGCGGTCGAAGAACCTGTTCCTGAGAGATAAACTCATAGTCCCACATAAAAACGTCTACTTCGTGGCTATG GTTTTGGATATTCTTCTCAGATTTGCTTGGCTGCAACTTGTCTTGATTCTAGATGTGCATTCGCTACATGGGAAGACAGTGTCGACAATATTTTCTTGCCTAGAAATTCTTCGACGCGGGTTGTGGAACTTCTTCAG GTTGGAGAATGAGCACTTGAATAATGTAGGGAAATTCCGAGCATTCAAGTCAGTGCCACTCCCTTTTACTTACTATGAAGACAAGGATGATAATGATGGCAACGAAAGAGATGAAAAAGACGAATAG
- the LOC130995787 gene encoding phosphate transporter PHO1 homolog 10-like isoform X5 yields MTNNFYKDKVEEMIREAALLKKQMETLVALRIKVTNPSSHGLVSLKSVSTEINNLEPSKIIPPGKAEIFGQVDRKAGVEMSCRSQQQPGSSGVDLSFQERHSDSHPVVDVLHRNNSTNGEITDEYETSNLEILDRIKISNTYDSPMSTIRGVFTDTREKGLSYNKEELKEVEERLKIAFIEFYQKLCLLKHYSFMNMCAFSKILKKYDKITSRFVARSYMKIVDDSYIGSSDEVTNLMERVEAVFIKNFLNSNRQEGMKLLRPIRKIERHRITFCSGFFSGCTVALIVAVILLIEDRKLMQIKSATLYIEIIFPLYGFFTFTVLHMLVYAANMYFWRRYKINYPFIFGFRQGTELGYREVFLLSSVLGVMALATFLVHMHIKMDSETQHYETYIELLPLGLIIVVLAITFCPFNFMYRSSRFYLIKCVFRCVCAPLYKVTLPDFFLADQLTSQVQAIRNFEYYICFYGGRQLTRRLKRCSNNEVYNVFYFVLAVVPYWFRFLQCVRRLFEERDSVHGYNGLRYFTTIVAVVIRTAFEFRKKIAWKVLALLSSAVAAIANTYWDIVVDWGLLQRRSKNLFLRDKLIVPHKNVYFVAMVLDILLRFAWLQLVLILDVHSLHGKTVSTIFSCLEILRRGLWNFFRLENEHLNNVGKFRAFKSVPLPFTYYEDKDDNDGNERDEKDE; encoded by the exons ATGACGAACAACTTTTATAAGGATAAGGTGGAAGAAATGATCAGGGAAGCTGCTTTACTAAAGAAACAAATGGAGACATTGGTTGCGCTAAGGATCAAAGTAACGAATCCTAGCTCTCATGGATTGGTTTCACTGAAGTCCGTTTCTACGGAGATCAACAATTTGGAGCCATCAAAGATTATACCTCCAGGAAAAGCTGAGATTTTTG GGCAAGTGGATAGGAAGGCGGGAGTTGAAATGAGTTGTAGAAGTCAGCAACAGCCTGGCTCTTCTG GTGTGGACTTGAGTTTTCAAGAGCGGCACTCTGATAGTCATCCTGTGGTTGATGTCCTTCATAGAAATAATTCAACAAATGGGGAAATCACAGATGAATATGAAACGTCTAATTTAGAAATTCTTGATCGCATAAAGATTTCCAATACATACGATAGTCCAATGTCGACTATTAGAGGAGTCTTCACTGACACCAGAGAAAAAGGTCTGAGTTACAACAAGGAAGAACTGAAGGAAGTCGAAGAAAGATTGAAGATTGCATTTATTGAGTTTTATCAAAAGCTTTGTCTTCTAAAGCATTACAG TTTCATGAACATGTGCGCCTTTTCGAAGATTCTCAAGAAATATGATAAG ATAACGTCAAGGTTTGTTGCAAGATCATACATGAAAATCGTGGATGACTCTTATATTGGAAGCTCTGATGAG GTCACAAATCTCATGGAAAGAGTTGAGGCAGTCTTCATTAAGAATTTCTTGAACTCCAACCGTCAGGAAGGAATGAAACTACTTAGGCCTATTCGGAAGATAGAGAGGCATCGGATAACTTTTTGTTCCG GTTTCTTTTCTGGTTGTACAGTCGCCCTGATAGTTGCTGTTATTCTACTTATCGAAGATAGAAAACTGATGCAGATAAAGAGTGCAACCTTATACATAGAAATTATCTTCCCTCTCTACGG CTTCTTTACGTTTACAGTGCTCCACATGCTTGTATATGCTGCAAACATGTATTTTTGGAGGCGTTACAAAATCAACTATCCGTTCATATTTGGGTTTAGGCAGGGGACGGAGTTAGGCTACCGAGAAGTGTTTCTACTTAGCAGTGTTCTTGGCGTGATGGCTCTTGCTACTTTCCTAGTACACATGCACATAAAGATGGACTCAGAAACTCAACATTACGAAACATATATTGAACTTCTCCCATTGGGCTTAATCATT GTTGTTCTAGCAATTACATTTTGCCCCTTCAATTTCATGTATCGTTCAAGTCGTTTCTACCTGATAAAGTGTGTGTTTCGTTGTGTTTGTGCTCCTCTTTATAAG GTTACACTCCCCGACTTTTTCTTGGCAGACCAACTCACTAGCCAG GTACAGGCTATAAGGAACTTTGAGTATTACATATGTTTCTACGGTGGTAGACAATTAACTCGGAGGTTGAAAAGATGCAGCAACAATGAAGTCTATAATGTTTTCTATTTTGTCCTTGCAGTTGTACCATATTGGTTTCGCTTTCTTCAG TGTGTGCGGAGGTTGTTTGAAGAGAGAGATTCTGTTCATGGATACAATGGTCTGAGGTATTTCACGACGATTGTTGCTGTTGTAATTAGGACAGCGTTTGAATTCAGAAAGAAAATAGCATGGAAAGTGTTGGCCTTGTTGAGCTCGGCAGTTGCTGCTATAGCCAACACATACTGGGATATTGTTGTCGACTGGGGGCTTCTGCAGAGGCGGTCGAAGAACCTGTTCCTGAGAGATAAACTCATAGTCCCACATAAAAACGTCTACTTCGTGGCTATG GTTTTGGATATTCTTCTCAGATTTGCTTGGCTGCAACTTGTCTTGATTCTAGATGTGCATTCGCTACATGGGAAGACAGTGTCGACAATATTTTCTTGCCTAGAAATTCTTCGACGCGGGTTGTGGAACTTCTTCAG GTTGGAGAATGAGCACTTGAATAATGTAGGGAAATTCCGAGCATTCAAGTCAGTGCCACTCCCTTTTACTTACTATGAAGACAAGGATGATAATGATGGCAACGAAAGAGATGAAAAAGACGAATAG